The following are from one region of the Ignavibacteriota bacterium genome:
- a CDS encoding aldo/keto reductase, which yields MQKRKLGNNLEVSTLGLGCMGMSFGLGPAADKKEMISLIRTAVEKGITFFDTAEVYGPFTNEELVGEALEPFRDKVVIATKFGFNIDDVTKQSNGLNSRPENIKKAVEGSLKRLRTDYIDLLYQHRVDKNVPIEDVAGTVKDLIAQGKVKHFGLSEAGVKTIRRAHAVQPVTALQSEYSLWWREPEEEILQTLEELGIGFVPFSPLGKGFLTGKINEQTEFDKSDFRNTVPRFSPENLIANKALVELLERIAKRKNATPAQIALAWLLAQKNWIVPIPGTTKLHRLEENIGAVDVEITKEDIKEIEAASSKIKIQGERYSENSQRMIDR from the coding sequence ATGCAAAAACGAAAACTTGGAAATAATTTAGAAGTTTCAACTTTAGGACTTGGCTGTATGGGGATGAGTTTTGGCCTGGGTCCTGCTGCTGATAAAAAAGAAATGATCTCTCTTATTCGTACTGCTGTTGAAAAAGGTATAACTTTTTTTGATACCGCGGAAGTTTATGGACCTTTTACCAATGAAGAACTTGTCGGCGAAGCGCTTGAACCATTTCGTGATAAAGTAGTAATCGCCACTAAATTTGGTTTTAATATTGATGACGTTACAAAACAATCTAATGGGCTTAACAGCAGACCTGAAAATATTAAAAAAGCTGTTGAAGGTTCATTAAAAAGATTAAGAACAGATTACATTGATCTTCTTTATCAGCATCGTGTTGATAAGAATGTACCGATTGAAGATGTTGCTGGAACAGTTAAAGATTTAATCGCTCAAGGAAAAGTAAAACATTTTGGTTTATCAGAAGCTGGAGTGAAAACAATTCGTCGTGCTCACGCTGTTCAGCCGGTAACCGCATTACAAAGTGAATATTCTTTATGGTGGAGAGAACCCGAAGAAGAAATTTTACAAACACTGGAAGAACTCGGAATCGGTTTCGTACCGTTTAGTCCTCTTGGCAAAGGGTTTTTAACCGGAAAAATTAATGAACAAACTGAGTTTGATAAATCTGATTTTAGAAATACAGTTCCAAGATTTTCACCCGAAAACTTAATAGCAAACAAAGCACTTGTTGAGTTGCTTGAACGAATCGCAAAAAGAAAAAATGCTACCCCTGCACAAATAGCACTTGCCTGGCTGCTCGCTCAAAAAAATTGGATCGTTCCAATTCCCGGAACAACAAAACTGCATCGTCTTGAGGAAAATATTGGTGCGGTTGATGTTGAAATTACAAAAGAGGATATTAAAGAAATTGAAGCGGCATCATCAAAAATTAAAATACAAGGTGAGCGATATTCAGAAAACAGTCAAAGAATGATTGACAGATAA
- a CDS encoding helix-turn-helix domain-containing protein, producing the protein MRKSIKKAIGNTVQDLLKRGIKTSFTEKELKEFKVEIPEVEINAKDILKIRERIKLSQSVFAKVLNVSPSSVRQWEQGKKNPTGSTKVLLELLKNNPDILNYRIES; encoded by the coding sequence ATGAGAAAATCAATAAAAAAAGCAATAGGCAATACTGTACAGGATTTGCTGAAAAGAGGAATAAAAACTTCGTTCACTGAAAAAGAATTAAAAGAATTTAAAGTCGAAATTCCCGAAGTAGAAATAAATGCAAAAGATATACTGAAGATAAGAGAAAGAATTAAGCTAAGCCAAAGTGTGTTTGCAAAGGTATTGAATGTTAGTCCATCTTCAGTAAGACAATGGGAACAAGGTAAAAAAAATCCAACCGGTTCAACAAAAGTATTGCTAGAACTTCTCAAAAATAATCCGGACATTTTGAACTATCGTATTGAATCTTAA
- a CDS encoding type II toxin-antitoxin system RelE/ParE family toxin — MLKLKTKWFDKWAIKNEITDKKLLETLESISKKLGVVDLGAGLYKIRTPKAGQGKSSGFRTIVVFKESEAAIFVYGFSKNEKDNLNSEELRYFKKLSKDLLSISREEYKQLEELGNFIRIKE; from the coding sequence ATGTTAAAACTAAAAACAAAATGGTTCGATAAATGGGCAATAAAGAATGAGATAACAGATAAAAAACTTTTAGAAACTTTGGAAAGTATTTCAAAAAAACTTGGAGTTGTTGATTTAGGCGCGGGTTTATATAAAATACGTACTCCGAAAGCAGGACAAGGAAAAAGTAGTGGATTTAGAACAATCGTGGTTTTTAAAGAATCCGAAGCCGCTATTTTTGTTTATGGTTTTTCAAAAAATGAAAAAGATAATTTAAACAGTGAGGAATTAAGATATTTCAAAAAATTATCTAAAGATTTATTATCAATAAGCAGAGAAGAATATAAGCAGCTTGAGGAATTAGGAAATTTTATAAGAATAAAGGAATGA
- a CDS encoding helix-turn-helix transcriptional regulator → MLLSKTDKILKELGENIRLARLRRKLSTQQVAERAGIGRRTLYEIEKGKPNVGIGNYARVLSVLGLENDLLNIARDDELGRKLQDAKLIMKKRAPKRKSEN, encoded by the coding sequence ATGTTACTATCTAAAACAGATAAAATCTTAAAAGAACTTGGGGAAAATATCCGGCTCGCTCGATTGAGAAGAAAATTAAGTACCCAGCAGGTTGCTGAAAGAGCGGGAATTGGCAGAAGAACTTTATATGAAATAGAAAAAGGAAAACCTAATGTTGGCATCGGTAACTATGCTCGTGTTTTATCTGTGCTTGGATTGGAAAATGATCTGTTAAATATTGCCAGAGACGATGAACTTGGTCGTAAACTGCAGGATGCAAAATTAATCATGAAAAAGAGAGCGCCAAAAAGAAAATCTGAGAATTAA